Within the Streptomyces sp. R41 genome, the region ATGGTCGGAATGCCGCGCGCGGTGTACCGCTCGGCGAGCATCGAGCGCAGGGCGGGCAGCCCGGCGGGATAGTCGCCGTGCGTGTGCGCGTACGGCGGCAGCTCCTCCAGGGCGCCCTGCACGGCGCGGGTGAGCCACGGCTCGGGTGCGGGCAGCGCCGCGCAGCCGAGATCGATCACGGAACCCAGCGCCTCGGGCGGCAGGGGTTCCAGGCCGCGCGCGGGCAGCGGGTTCCCAGCCGGCACGGCGGTCCAGCTGCCCGCGCCACGGCGGGACTCCAGGAACCCCTCGGCGCGCAGCGCCTCGTAGGCCGCGGCTACCGTCGTACGGCTGACCGACAGGGACAGTGCGAGCTCCCGCTCGGCGGGCAGCCGCGCGGCGACCGGCACGCGGCCTTCGAGCACCAGCAGCCGGATGCCGTCGGCGAGCGCGCGATAGGCGGGCGGACGGCGGGTGCCCGGCCCGGCGGGGCGCTCCTGCTGGGAGTTGAGGAGCCGGGCGAGCTGTGCGGCACCCACCGCCGAAGTCCACTGCGCCATGATTCCCAGTCCACCTTCCCCGAATTGGCCATGGATGACGTTTCTTCCCAAGCCACAGAGTGTCATGCGTCAGGCCACTACCACCACTGGGGGGACTTTCATGTCCACACGTTCGGAGTCCAGGCGGCTCCCCCGCCGCCTCGTCCAGCTGTACGTCGGCCTGGCTCTGTACGGCGCGAGTTCGGCCCTGCTCGTGGAGTCGGGCCTTGGTCTGGAGCCCTGGAACGTGCTGCACCAGGGCCTCGCCGAGCTGACTGGTCTGACGATCGGCGTGGTGTCGATCATCGTGGGCGCGGCGGTGCTGCTCCTGTGGATCCCGCTGCGCCAGCGTCCCGGCCTCGGCACGGTCTCGAACGTCTTCGTGGTCGGCATCGCCATGGACGGCACGCTCGCCCTGGTGCCGGACGCGCACACCCTGGCCGTACGGATTCCGCTTCTCGTGGCGGGCATCGTGCTGAACGGCGTGGCGACCGGCCTCTACATCTCGGCCAGCTTCGGTCCCGGCCCGCGCGACGGCCTGATGACCGGTCTGCACAAGCGCACGGGCCGCTCCATCCGCCTCGTGCGCACCGTCCTCGAAGTGGCCGTCGTCGCGACCGGCTTCGCACTCGGCGGCACCGTCGGCATCGGCACGGTGCTGTACGCCGTCGCCATCGGCCCCCTCGCCCAGCTCTTCCTGCGGGTGTTCGCCGTCCGCACGGCACCGGGCGGCAGCACCGTCGTTGCCACCGGTCAACCAGAGCGCGCGATACTGCCCCGGTGAGCACGCGCATACGCCACCCGTACCTCGACCACCCCGGCCCGATCGCCTTCGCGCACCGGGGCGGGGCGGCGGACGGCCTGGAGAACACTCTGGCCCAGTTTCGGCGAGCGGTGGCGGCGGGCTACCGCTACATCGAGACGGACGTGCACGCGACGGCGGACGGCAGGCTCGTCGCCTTCCACGACGCGACCCTCGACCGGGTGACGGACGGGGCGGGCCGGATAGCGGACCTCCCGTGGGAAGACGTGCGCCACGCGCGCGTGGCGGGCAAGGAACCGGTACCCCTCTTCGAAGAGCTGCTCGACACCTTCCCCGAGGTGCGCTGGAACGTCGACATCAAGGCCGAGCCCGCCCTCCGGCCACTGCTCGACCTGATCGACCGCACCGACGCCTGGGACCGCGTGTGCGTGGGCTCGTTCTCCGAGTCGCGCGTCGCCCGGGCCCAGCGCCTGGCCGGGCCGCGCCTGGCGACGTCGTACGGCACGCGCGGTGTGCTCAACCTGCGGCTGCGCTCCTGGGGCATACCGACCGCCGTGCGCCGCTCGGCGATAGCCGCCCAGGTTCCCGAGTCCCAGTCCGGCGTGCCGGTGGTCGACCGCCGCTTCGTACGGACCGCCCACGCGCGCGGGCTGCAGGTGCACGTGTGGACCGTGAACGAACCGGAACGTATGCACCGGCTCCTGGACCTGGGAGTCGATGGCATCATGACCGATCACATCGACACGCTGCGCAAGGTCCTGGAAGACCGGGGCACCTGGTTCTGAGCCTCCTCGCGCGGTCCGTTCACGGGGAAGCGAGGGGCACGGGTGGGCACTGACACCGTGCGGGCACAGCCGGCCGACGAGGCCGCCGAGCGGCGACGCGAGCAACACGGCTGGTACTTCTACGACTGGGCGTGCTCCGTCTACTCGACGAGCGTGCTGACCGTCTTCCTGGGCCCCTATCTGACGTCGGTCGCCAAACACGCGGCGGACGCGGACGGCTTCGTGCACCCCCTGGGCGTCCCCGTTCGCGCCGGATCCTTCTTCGCGTACGCGGTCTCCGCCTCCGTCATCCTGTCGATCTTCGTGATGCCGATGGCGGGCGCGGCCGCCGACCGCACGGGCCGCAAGAAGCCGCTGCTCGCGGCCGCTGCCTATCTGGGCGCCGCGGCCACCACGGGCATGTTCTTCCTCGACGGCGACCGCTATCTGCTGGGCGGCCTGTTGCTGATCGTCGCCAATGCCTCGGTGGCGGTGTCGATGGTCCTCTACAACTCCTATCTGCCGCAGATCGCCCCGCCCGAGGAGCGCGACGCGGTCTCGTCCCGGGGCTGGGCCTTCGGCTACGCGGCGGGCTCACTGGTGCTGGTCGCGAACCTGATCCTGTTCACGGCCCATGACACCTTCGGTGTCTCAGAGTCGACGGCCGTCCGCATCTGTCTGGCCTCGGCCGGCGTCTGGTGGGGCGCCTTCACCCTCGTACCCCTCAAGCGGCTGCGCGATCGCCCTGCGGCCGCTGCCGGGACGGCGTCCGCACACGGATGGCGGCAACTGGCGGCCACGATTCGGGACATGCGCGGCAAGCCGCTCACACTCGCCTTCCTGCTCGCGTACCTCGTCTACAACGACGGCATCCAGACGGTCATCTCGCAGGCTTCCGTCTACGGATCGGAGGA harbors:
- a CDS encoding MFS transporter, whose translation is MGTDTVRAQPADEAAERRREQHGWYFYDWACSVYSTSVLTVFLGPYLTSVAKHAADADGFVHPLGVPVRAGSFFAYAVSASVILSIFVMPMAGAAADRTGRKKPLLAAAAYLGAAATTGMFFLDGDRYLLGGLLLIVANASVAVSMVLYNSYLPQIAPPEERDAVSSRGWAFGYAAGSLVLVANLILFTAHDTFGVSESTAVRICLASAGVWWGAFTLVPLKRLRDRPAAAAGTASAHGWRQLAATIRDMRGKPLTLAFLLAYLVYNDGIQTVISQASVYGSEELGLSQSTLIVAVLLVQVLAVGGALGMGRLARTYGAKRTILGSLVAWTVTLGAGYFLPAGAPVWFFVLAAGIGLVLGGSQALSRSLFSHLVPSGKEAEYFSAYEMSDRGMSWLGPLLFGLTYQLTGSYRDAIISLVAFFVIGFVLLARVPVRQAVRDAGNPVPDRI
- a CDS encoding YitT family protein is translated as MSTRSESRRLPRRLVQLYVGLALYGASSALLVESGLGLEPWNVLHQGLAELTGLTIGVVSIIVGAAVLLLWIPLRQRPGLGTVSNVFVVGIAMDGTLALVPDAHTLAVRIPLLVAGIVLNGVATGLYISASFGPGPRDGLMTGLHKRTGRSIRLVRTVLEVAVVATGFALGGTVGIGTVLYAVAIGPLAQLFLRVFAVRTAPGGSTVVATGQPERAILPR
- a CDS encoding glycerophosphodiester phosphodiesterase, whose product is MSTRIRHPYLDHPGPIAFAHRGGAADGLENTLAQFRRAVAAGYRYIETDVHATADGRLVAFHDATLDRVTDGAGRIADLPWEDVRHARVAGKEPVPLFEELLDTFPEVRWNVDIKAEPALRPLLDLIDRTDAWDRVCVGSFSESRVARAQRLAGPRLATSYGTRGVLNLRLRSWGIPTAVRRSAIAAQVPESQSGVPVVDRRFVRTAHARGLQVHVWTVNEPERMHRLLDLGVDGIMTDHIDTLRKVLEDRGTWF